The proteins below come from a single Vibrio natriegens NBRC 15636 = ATCC 14048 = DSM 759 genomic window:
- a CDS encoding ABC transporter transmembrane domain-containing protein: protein MRIFWQLRWYFKQKWKHYVGSILLLALISVLQLIPPKAVGVIVDGVVDNTLETSTLIMWLSGLTAIFVTIYVCRILWRIWLFGASWELGTILRNKLYRHLSTQPPRFFERYKTGDLMARGTNDVRNIVMTAGEGVLTAADSLITGIAVLIVMVTQVSWKLTVMALLPMPFLAIVIFYIVRILHQRFRIAQEAFSTMSDMTQESLNGVRMLRAFGLEKQEQQRFEDVVDDTGAKNIAVARVDARFDPAIQLTIGISFLLSVAAGAYLVDKGELSLGDLTAFTMYLGLMIWPMLAFAFLFNILERGSAAWNRLQEIFDEQPEIVSGDTLLQDKPLPLQINIDTFHWSTDLPPALADINVTLEPGKMLGIAGPVGSGKSTLLTLLFRQHDLENGTIKFGDVSIKDAQLPQWRNRFAVVNQSPFLFSKSIFDNIALGNPNASKEEVYRAAKLACIHDDIEKFPDGYNTEVGEKGITLSGGQKQRIAIARAMLLNAQVLVLDDALSAVDGRTEHQILKNLETHYRDQALIVIAHRLTALKSADEIIVLNHGHITERGRHHLLEQNQGWYAEMLQYQKLEQAMEEE from the coding sequence ATGAGAATTTTCTGGCAGCTACGTTGGTATTTCAAACAGAAATGGAAACACTACGTTGGCTCTATTTTACTATTGGCACTGATCTCTGTCCTCCAACTGATACCGCCAAAAGCGGTAGGCGTGATTGTTGATGGTGTCGTCGATAACACTTTAGAAACAAGCACGTTAATTATGTGGTTGTCTGGTCTTACCGCAATATTCGTTACGATCTACGTATGCAGAATATTGTGGCGTATATGGCTGTTTGGCGCGAGTTGGGAGTTAGGAACCATCCTTCGTAACAAGCTTTACCGACACCTTTCAACTCAACCACCGCGCTTTTTTGAACGTTACAAAACTGGCGACTTAATGGCTCGCGGTACCAATGATGTCAGAAACATTGTCATGACCGCTGGCGAAGGTGTGCTTACCGCCGCAGATTCGTTAATTACAGGTATTGCCGTTCTTATCGTGATGGTGACTCAAGTTAGCTGGAAATTAACGGTTATGGCGCTTTTGCCTATGCCGTTTCTTGCCATCGTCATTTTCTATATTGTGCGTATCCTTCACCAACGTTTCCGCATAGCGCAAGAAGCTTTTTCTACAATGTCAGATATGACTCAAGAGTCATTGAACGGTGTTCGTATGCTGCGTGCGTTCGGCCTAGAGAAGCAAGAGCAACAGCGTTTCGAAGATGTAGTGGACGACACAGGCGCGAAGAATATCGCAGTTGCGCGTGTGGATGCGCGTTTTGACCCAGCTATCCAACTGACTATTGGCATCTCCTTTTTACTTAGCGTCGCTGCAGGTGCGTACCTCGTCGATAAGGGTGAGCTCTCTCTTGGTGACTTAACCGCTTTCACTATGTATCTGGGCCTTATGATTTGGCCAATGTTGGCGTTTGCTTTCCTATTCAACATTTTGGAACGTGGCTCGGCGGCATGGAATCGTCTGCAAGAGATCTTTGATGAGCAACCTGAAATTGTCAGTGGCGACACTCTGCTGCAAGATAAGCCTCTGCCCCTGCAAATCAATATCGATACGTTTCACTGGTCAACGGATTTACCGCCAGCCCTGGCGGATATCAATGTGACGTTAGAGCCAGGAAAAATGTTAGGTATTGCTGGCCCGGTTGGAAGCGGCAAATCAACATTATTGACGCTACTTTTCCGTCAGCATGATTTGGAAAACGGCACGATTAAATTCGGTGATGTATCAATTAAAGACGCTCAACTTCCGCAATGGCGAAATCGCTTTGCTGTGGTAAATCAAAGCCCATTCCTGTTCTCAAAATCGATCTTTGACAATATCGCATTGGGTAATCCAAATGCGTCTAAAGAAGAAGTGTACCGAGCAGCAAAACTGGCCTGTATTCACGATGACATTGAGAAGTTTCCAGACGGATACAACACCGAAGTGGGCGAAAAAGGCATCACGCTTTCTGGTGGCCAAAAACAGCGTATTGCGATTGCGCGAGCCATGTTACTCAATGCTCAGGTCCTTGTTCTGGATGATGCCTTGTCTGCTGTCGATGGACGTACTGAGCACCAAATCCTGAAGAACCTTGAAACACATTATCGTGATCAAGCCTTAATCGTGATTGCTCATCGTTTAACAGCACTCAAATCGGCTGATGAGATTATCGTCCTCAATCACGGTCATATTACCGAGCGTGGTCGTCATCATCTATTAGAGCAAAACCAAGGATGGTACGCGGAAATGCTTCAGTACCAGAAACTAGAACAGGCAATGGAGGAGGAATAG
- a CDS encoding DNA-3-methyladenine glycosylase I, translating to MTIEKFGAIYQRAAERKGGKDQLEALLTHPLSKTELAAIPDDRWLAAFSMKVFQSGISWSVVRKKWPNFEEVFFGFKIEPLLMLSDEQWETKATDERIIRHLTKVMSIPANARMIHEASIEYGSFGKMVADWPQENITELWAYLKKHGKRLGGNTGPYTLRQMGADTFIISNDVEAYLRNCKIIEGGKDTKKSLDAANKAFIQWQKESDRSLTEISQIIAFSTGDNRV from the coding sequence ATGACCATTGAAAAATTTGGCGCGATTTACCAACGCGCCGCCGAACGTAAAGGCGGTAAAGACCAACTTGAAGCCCTGCTTACTCACCCGTTAAGTAAAACAGAGTTAGCCGCTATTCCTGATGACCGTTGGTTAGCTGCATTTTCAATGAAAGTATTTCAAAGTGGCATTTCATGGAGTGTGGTACGAAAAAAATGGCCAAACTTTGAAGAGGTCTTTTTTGGTTTCAAAATCGAGCCATTACTTATGCTTTCTGACGAACAGTGGGAAACAAAAGCGACAGACGAACGTATCATTCGCCACCTGACAAAAGTGATGTCGATTCCCGCTAACGCTCGCATGATCCATGAAGCGAGCATTGAATACGGCTCATTCGGTAAAATGGTTGCAGATTGGCCTCAAGAGAATATCACCGAACTTTGGGCTTATTTAAAAAAACACGGCAAACGCTTGGGCGGAAATACAGGGCCATATACCTTACGCCAAATGGGTGCAGACACATTTATCATCTCGAACGATGTAGAGGCTTACCTGCGCAACTGCAAGATCATTGAAGGTGGTAAAGACACCAAGAAATCTCTGGACGCAGCCAATAAAGCCTTTATTCAGTGGCAAAAAGAGAGTGACCGAAGCCTCACAGAAATCAGCCAAATCATCGCATTTAGCACGGGTGATAATCGCGTCTAA